A DNA window from Pongo abelii isolate AG06213 chromosome 2, NHGRI_mPonAbe1-v2.0_pri, whole genome shotgun sequence contains the following coding sequences:
- the MOBP gene encoding myelin-associated oligodendrocyte basic protein isoform X1 translates to MSQKTAKEGPRLSKNQKYSEHFSIHCCPPFTFLNSKKEIVDRKYSICKSGCFYQKKEEDWICCACQKTRTSRRAKSPQRPKQQPAAPPAVVRAPAKPRSPPRPERQPRSPPRSERQPRSPPRSERQPRSPPRSERQPRSRPEVRPPPAKQRPPQKSKQQQRSSPLRGPGASRGGSPVKASRFW, encoded by the exons ATGAGTCAGAAAACGGCCAAGGAGGGTCCCAGACTCTCCAAAAACCAAAAGTACTCCGAGCACTTCAGCATACACTGCTGCCCGCCGTTCACCTTCCTCAATTCCAAGAAGGAGATAGTGGATCGGAAGTACAGCATCTGTAAGAGCGGCTGCTTCTaccagaagaaagaggaggactGGATCTGCTGCGCCTGCCAGAAGACCAG AACCAGCCGCCGTGCCAAGTCCCCTCAGAGGCCCAAGCAACAGCCAGCTGCGCCCCCCGCGGTGGTCAGAGCGCCAGCCAAGCCACGGTCCCCTCCGAGGCCTGAGCGTCAGCCACGGTCCCCTCCGAGGTCTGAGCGTCAGCCACGGTCCCCTCCGAGGTCTGAGCGTCAGCCACGGTCCCCTCCGAGGTCTGAGCGTCAGCCACGTTCCCGCCCAGAGGTCCGACCACCGCCAGCCAAGCAGCGTCCCCCTCAGAAGTCCAAGCAACAGCAGCGCAGCAGCCCCCTCAGAGGGCCAGGCGCCAGCCGTGGGGGGTCCCCCGTCAAAGCTTCTAGGTTCTGGTAA
- the MOBP gene encoding myelin-associated oligodendrocyte basic protein isoform X2 yields MSQKTAKEGPRLSKNQKYSEHFSIHCCPPFTFLNSKKEIVDRKYSICKSGCFYQKKEEDWICCACQKTR; encoded by the coding sequence ATGAGTCAGAAAACGGCCAAGGAGGGTCCCAGACTCTCCAAAAACCAAAAGTACTCCGAGCACTTCAGCATACACTGCTGCCCGCCGTTCACCTTCCTCAATTCCAAGAAGGAGATAGTGGATCGGAAGTACAGCATCTGTAAGAGCGGCTGCTTCTaccagaagaaagaggaggactGGATCTGCTGCGCCTGCCAGAAGACCAGGTAA